A stretch of the Aggregatibacter sp. HMT-949 genome encodes the following:
- the pepP gene encoding Xaa-Pro aminopeptidase encodes MDLAYSAALPQEEFIERRRRVWAQMQPNSALLVFSEIEKRRNNDCEFPFRQDSYFWYLTGFHEPNAVLLLINTEQAKKAIMFLRPRDPLLETWHGRRLGVERAPQQLALDDAYSIDDFNAVLSEECNNLSVLYHAAGLHPWADELLAGSAIDFAEVLDWRPFVNEMRLIKSLNEIRLIQQAAQISALAHLKAMQETRPNRLEYEIESEILHEFNRHGARFAAYNSIVASGENACILHYTENDQVLKDGDLVLIDAGCEFALYAGDITRTFPVNGKFTQAQREVYALVLSAQKRAIELLVPGASIKKANDEVIRIKVQGLIELGILQGDVDELIEQKAYRRFYMHGLGHWLGLDVHDVGEYGEERGRTLEIGMVLTVEPGLYIPKDADIPTEYQGIGVRIEDNLLITEYGNKILTAAVPKEIDEIEYLMQKNQEFSKM; translated from the coding sequence ATGGATCTGGCTTATAGTGCAGCATTACCGCAAGAAGAATTTATTGAACGCCGTCGACGCGTTTGGGCGCAAATGCAGCCGAATTCGGCGTTATTGGTATTTTCTGAAATTGAAAAACGTCGTAATAACGATTGCGAATTTCCTTTCCGGCAAGACAGTTATTTTTGGTATCTCACCGGTTTTCATGAGCCCAATGCGGTGCTGTTATTGATAAACACCGAGCAAGCGAAAAAGGCGATAATGTTTCTTCGTCCGCGCGATCCGTTACTGGAAACATGGCACGGGCGTCGTTTAGGCGTGGAGCGCGCGCCACAGCAATTGGCACTCGACGATGCTTACTCCATTGATGATTTCAATGCGGTGCTCTCCGAAGAGTGCAACAATTTGAGCGTACTTTATCACGCGGCGGGGCTTCATCCTTGGGCGGATGAATTGCTTGCCGGTAGTGCCATTGATTTTGCAGAAGTGCTTGATTGGCGCCCATTTGTAAACGAAATGCGTTTAATTAAATCGCTCAACGAAATTCGTTTAATTCAACAAGCGGCTCAAATTAGCGCATTAGCGCATCTCAAGGCGATGCAGGAAACGCGCCCGAATCGCCTTGAGTACGAAATCGAAAGCGAAATTTTGCACGAATTCAATCGTCATGGCGCGCGCTTTGCGGCTTATAACTCAATTGTCGCTAGCGGTGAAAATGCTTGTATTTTGCATTACACGGAAAATGATCAAGTGTTGAAAGACGGTGATTTGGTATTAATTGATGCTGGCTGTGAATTTGCGCTGTATGCCGGTGATATTACTCGCACGTTCCCGGTAAACGGCAAGTTTACCCAAGCGCAACGTGAGGTTTATGCGTTGGTATTAAGTGCGCAAAAACGAGCCATAGAATTGTTAGTACCGGGCGCTTCCATCAAAAAAGCAAATGATGAAGTGATTCGCATTAAAGTGCAAGGTTTGATCGAACTTGGGATTTTGCAGGGTGATGTAGATGAACTTATCGAACAAAAAGCGTATCGTCGATTTTATATGCACGGGCTCGGGCATTGGTTGGGATTGGATGTGCATGATGTCGGCGAATATGGTGAGGAACGCGGGCGTACTCTGGAAATCGGTATGGTACTTACCGTAGAACCGGGGCTTTATATTCCAAAAGACGCGGACATCCCGACAGAGTATCAAGGTATTGGTGTGCGTATTGAAGATAATCTTTTGATAACGGAGTATGGCAATAAAATTTTGACGGCAGCGGTACCAAAAGAGATAGACGAAATAGAGTATTTAATGCAAAAAAACCAAGAATTTTCCAAAATGTGA
- the csrA gene encoding carbon storage regulator CsrA has product MLILTRKVGESVLIGDDISIAVLSVRGNQVKLGVQAPKEVSVHREEIYQRIKQTQDEPANGST; this is encoded by the coding sequence ATGTTAATCTTGACTCGTAAAGTTGGCGAAAGTGTACTTATTGGAGATGATATTTCTATCGCGGTTTTGAGTGTACGTGGAAACCAAGTAAAGCTCGGTGTACAAGCGCCTAAAGAAGTATCCGTTCACCGAGAAGAAATTTACCAACGAATTAAACAGACACAAGATGAACCTGCAAATGGTTCAACTTAG
- a CDS encoding YecA family protein, giving the protein MAISQIELNQQLKTAGVGINASELHGFLSGLICGGIKDQSWQPLLYQLTHDNHAYPTALLAQVSELYQQISVELANVKSFAFELGLTGNESVFARADSLSEWANHFLLGLGLAQPHLEQEKGEIGEAVQDLHEICQLGYDEDDDEEEMNEALEEIIEYVRTIVALFYIRFNQTSNTVKPMLH; this is encoded by the coding sequence ATGGCGATTTCTCAAATTGAATTAAATCAACAACTTAAAACAGCCGGTGTAGGTATTAATGCTAGCGAGCTGCACGGTTTTTTAAGCGGCTTAATTTGTGGTGGCATAAAAGATCAAAGTTGGCAACCGTTACTTTATCAATTGACTCACGATAACCACGCTTATCCAACCGCACTTTTGGCGCAGGTTAGCGAGCTTTACCAACAAATTTCAGTGGAACTTGCTAATGTCAAAAGTTTTGCTTTTGAACTGGGTTTAACGGGAAATGAAAGTGTGTTTGCGCGCGCTGACAGCCTTTCCGAATGGGCGAATCATTTTTTATTAGGCTTGGGCCTGGCGCAACCACATTTAGAACAAGAAAAAGGCGAAATCGGTGAGGCCGTGCAGGATTTGCATGAGATTTGTCAACTTGGTTACGACGAAGATGATGACGAAGAAGAAATGAATGAAGCGTTGGAAGAGATTATCGAATATGTGCGTACGATTGTCGCGTTGTTTTATATTCGGTTTAACCAAACGTCGAATACAGTAAAGCCGATGTTGCATTAA
- a CDS encoding anaerobic sulfatase maturase produces the protein MNAFQLMAKPTGSICNLACQYCFYLEKPHLNQRAMSDAVLECYVKSYLENAPQQQVTFLWQGGEPTMAGLDFYQKVIDFQHKYSAGKQIENALQTNGILLNADWCQFLRDNQFLVGLSIDGPEHLHDAYRLTKNDKGTFRQVMDALNLLIHYQIPFNTLTVVHNLNVQYGKEVYRFLKRIGSPYMQFIPLMGDYPQQPSAKDYGQFLVDVFDEWYAYDVGKIGIQFIEQWFMAYLGLQPGLCIFRETCGDQPVIEQNGDIYSCDHYVYPAYKLGNLIETPLRLLIDSPQQKRFGAMKSFLSERCQACKFRFACHGGCPKHRIAEGFGAPHNRFCEAYYRALSHMDPYLRQFVASFRGQ, from the coding sequence ATGAACGCATTTCAACTTATGGCAAAACCTACCGGTTCAATTTGTAATTTGGCTTGTCAATATTGTTTTTATTTGGAAAAGCCGCATTTGAATCAACGTGCCATGAGTGATGCGGTGCTAGAATGCTACGTCAAATCTTATCTTGAAAATGCGCCTCAGCAACAAGTGACATTTCTTTGGCAAGGCGGCGAACCGACCATGGCCGGGTTGGATTTTTATCAGAAAGTGATTGATTTTCAACATAAATATTCCGCCGGCAAACAAATCGAAAACGCGTTGCAAACTAACGGCATATTGCTGAATGCCGATTGGTGTCAATTTCTGCGCGATAATCAATTTTTAGTCGGTTTATCCATCGACGGCCCCGAACATTTGCATGACGCTTATCGCTTAACTAAAAACGACAAAGGAACTTTCCGGCAAGTCATGGATGCGCTGAATTTATTAATTCATTACCAGATCCCTTTCAACACGCTCACCGTGGTACATAACCTGAATGTACAATATGGTAAAGAAGTTTACCGTTTTCTCAAACGTATCGGCTCGCCATATATGCAATTTATTCCGCTAATGGGTGATTACCCACAACAGCCCTCTGCGAAAGATTACGGTCAATTTTTAGTGGATGTTTTTGATGAATGGTATGCCTATGATGTGGGAAAAATCGGTATTCAGTTTATTGAACAATGGTTTATGGCGTATTTGGGGTTGCAGCCCGGGCTTTGCATTTTTCGGGAAACCTGCGGTGATCAGCCGGTGATTGAGCAAAACGGCGATATTTACAGCTGCGATCACTATGTTTATCCCGCCTATAAACTCGGCAACTTGATTGAAACACCTTTGCGCTTGCTTATCGACTCGCCTCAACAAAAACGTTTCGGCGCGATGAAGTCCTTTCTTTCCGAGCGTTGCCAGGCCTGTAAGTTCCGTTTTGCTTGCCACGGAGGTTGCCCAAAGCACCGCATTGCAGAGGGGTTTGGCGCGCCGCATAATCGATTTTGTGAAGCCTATTATCGTGCGCTTTCTCATATGGATCCTTATTTGCGGCAGTTTGTCGCTTCATTTCGCGGGCAATAA
- the galU gene encoding UTP--glucose-1-phosphate uridylyltransferase GalU: protein MKAIIPVAGLGTRMLPATKAIPKEMLTLVDKPLIQYVVNECISAGIKEIVLVTHSSKNAIENHFDTSFELETMLEKRVKRQLLEEVRSICPKDVTIMHVRQGNAKGLGHAVLCGRPLVGDEPFAVVLPDVLLADFSADQKKENLAAMIQRFNQTQTSQIMVAPVAQESVSSYGIADCGGVQLHDGESAKIESIVEKPAVDKAPSNLAVVGRYIFSAAIWDLLEKTPVGVGDEIQLTDAIDMLIEKETVEAFHMTGESFDCGDKIGYMEAFVEYGIRHAKLGKEFKTFIKNLAKTL from the coding sequence ATGAAAGCAATTATTCCTGTTGCCGGTTTAGGCACACGTATGTTACCTGCTACCAAAGCAATTCCTAAAGAAATGCTCACTTTGGTAGATAAACCATTGATTCAATATGTGGTAAACGAGTGTATTTCCGCCGGTATCAAAGAAATCGTGCTAGTAACTCACTCCTCAAAAAACGCTATCGAAAACCATTTTGACACTTCTTTCGAACTTGAAACGATGTTGGAAAAACGTGTTAAACGTCAACTTCTTGAAGAAGTCCGTTCTATTTGTCCGAAAGACGTGACGATTATGCATGTTCGTCAAGGTAATGCCAAAGGATTAGGTCATGCCGTTTTATGCGGTCGTCCGCTTGTCGGCGATGAACCTTTTGCCGTGGTGTTGCCGGACGTATTACTGGCCGACTTCAGTGCGGATCAGAAAAAAGAAAATCTAGCGGCGATGATTCAACGCTTTAACCAAACTCAAACCAGCCAGATTATGGTGGCGCCGGTCGCCCAAGAAAGTGTGAGCAGTTACGGTATTGCTGATTGTGGCGGTGTGCAATTACATGATGGCGAAAGCGCTAAAATTGAAAGTATTGTTGAAAAACCCGCAGTAGATAAGGCGCCCTCTAATCTTGCCGTGGTCGGTCGTTATATTTTCTCCGCTGCAATTTGGGATTTATTAGAAAAAACGCCTGTTGGCGTAGGCGATGAAATTCAATTAACCGACGCCATTGATATGTTGATTGAAAAAGAAACCGTGGAAGCGTTCCATATGACCGGCGAATCGTTTGATTGCGGTGATAAGATCGGCTATATGGAGGCCTTTGTCGAGTACGGTATCCGTCACGCTAAACTTGGTAAGGAATTTAAAACCTTCATTAAGAATCTGGCGAAAACTTTATAA
- the groL gene encoding chaperonin GroEL (60 kDa chaperone family; promotes refolding of misfolded polypeptides especially under stressful conditions; forms two stacked rings of heptamers to form a barrel-shaped 14mer; ends can be capped by GroES; misfolded proteins enter the barrel where they are refolded when GroES binds), protein MTAKDVKFGNDARVKMLNGVNILADAVKVTLGPKGRNVVLDKSFGAPTITKDGVSVAREIELEDKFENMGAQMVKEVASKANDAAGDGTTTATVLAQAIVNEGLKAVAAGMNPMDLKRGIDKAVSAVVAELKSLSKPCETSKEIEQVGTISANSDSIVGQLIAQAMEKVGKEGVITVEDGTGLEDELDVVEGMQFDRGYLSPYFINKPETATVELDNPFILLVDKKISNIRELLPVLEGVAKAGKPLLIIAEDVEGEALATLVVNTMRGIVKVAAVKAPGFGDRRKAMLQDIAILTAGTVISEEIGMELEKATLEDLGQAKRVVINKDNTTIIDGIGDEAQIQGRVAQIRQQIEESTSDYDKEKLQERVAKLAGGVAVIKVGAATEVEMKEKKARVEDALHATRAAVEEGIVAGGGVALIRAANKVAGLQGDNEEQNVGIKLALRAMEAPLRQIVANAGEEASVVANAVKNGEGNFGYNAGTEQYGDMIAMGILDPTKVTRSALQFAASVAGLMITTECMVTELPKDDKADLGAAGMGGMGGMGGMM, encoded by the coding sequence ATGACAGCTAAAGACGTAAAATTCGGCAATGACGCACGTGTAAAAATGTTAAACGGTGTGAATATCTTAGCCGATGCAGTAAAAGTAACGTTAGGCCCAAAAGGTCGCAATGTGGTATTAGACAAATCCTTCGGTGCTCCAACCATCACTAAAGACGGCGTTTCCGTGGCGCGTGAAATTGAACTGGAAGATAAATTTGAAAACATGGGCGCACAAATGGTGAAAGAAGTGGCGTCCAAAGCAAATGACGCAGCAGGTGATGGCACCACAACTGCGACTGTGTTGGCACAAGCTATCGTAAACGAAGGCTTAAAAGCGGTCGCTGCCGGTATGAATCCGATGGATTTAAAACGCGGTATCGACAAAGCAGTAAGTGCGGTGGTTGCCGAACTTAAATCTCTTTCCAAACCTTGTGAAACCTCTAAAGAAATCGAACAGGTGGGTACCATTTCGGCAAACTCTGATAGCATTGTAGGTCAGTTGATCGCACAAGCCATGGAAAAAGTAGGTAAGGAAGGCGTGATTACCGTAGAAGACGGTACCGGTTTGGAAGACGAATTGGATGTGGTTGAAGGGATGCAATTCGATCGTGGTTACCTTTCTCCGTATTTCATCAATAAACCTGAAACAGCTACCGTGGAATTGGATAATCCGTTTATCTTGTTAGTAGATAAAAAAATCTCTAACATCCGCGAATTGTTGCCTGTGTTGGAAGGTGTGGCCAAAGCGGGCAAACCGTTATTAATTATTGCCGAAGATGTTGAAGGCGAAGCTTTGGCAACATTGGTCGTGAACACTATGCGCGGTATCGTAAAAGTGGCTGCGGTGAAAGCACCGGGTTTTGGCGATCGCCGTAAAGCAATGTTGCAAGATATTGCCATTTTAACTGCCGGTACAGTGATTTCCGAAGAAATTGGTATGGAATTGGAAAAAGCGACATTGGAAGATTTAGGTCAAGCGAAACGTGTTGTGATCAATAAAGACAACACCACAATTATTGACGGTATCGGCGATGAAGCACAAATTCAAGGTCGCGTGGCGCAAATTCGCCAACAAATCGAAGAATCCACTTCCGACTATGACAAAGAAAAATTGCAAGAGCGCGTGGCTAAATTAGCCGGCGGTGTTGCTGTGATTAAAGTCGGTGCGGCAACTGAAGTGGAAATGAAAGAGAAAAAAGCCCGCGTGGAAGACGCCTTACATGCAACCCGTGCTGCGGTGGAAGAAGGTATCGTTGCCGGCGGTGGCGTGGCATTAATTCGTGCGGCAAACAAAGTAGCTGGGTTACAAGGCGATAACGAAGAACAAAATGTGGGTATTAAACTAGCACTTCGTGCAATGGAAGCACCGTTACGTCAAATTGTGGCAAATGCCGGTGAAGAAGCTTCTGTAGTCGCTAATGCAGTGAAAAACGGCGAAGGTAACTTTGGTTATAATGCCGGCACTGAACAATACGGTGATATGATCGCAATGGGTATTTTGGATCCGACTAAAGTGACCCGTTCTGCTTTACAATTTGCAGCGTCCGTTGCAGGCTTAATGATCACCACTGAGTGTATGGTCACTGAATTACCAAAAGATGACAAAGCTGACCTAGGCGCCGCCGGCATGGGTGGTATGGGAGGCATGGGCGGAATGATGTAA
- the alaS gene encoding alanine--tRNA ligase, with amino-acid sequence MKTTAEIRQSFLDFFHSKGHQVVASSSLVPENDPTLLFTNAGMNQFKDVFLGLDKRAYSRATTAQRCVRAGGKHNDLENVGYTARHHTFFEMLGNFSFGDYFKHDAINFAWEYLTSPQWLGLPKEKLWVTVYETDDEAYNIWNKEVGVPVERIIRIGDNKGAPYASDNFWAMGDTGPCGPCTEIFYDHGEHIWGGPPGSPEEDGDRYIEIWNVVFMQYNRLADGTMEKLPRPSVDTGMGLERISAVLQHVNSNYDIDIFKILIAKTAEIVGSTDLTNKSLRVIADHIRSCAYLIADGVIPSNEGRGYVLRRIIRRAVRHGHLLGAKEAFFYKLVPTLIEVMADAGKDVKNKQADVERLLRLEEEQFARTLERGLTLLDEALSEVKDGILSGEVAFKLYDTYGFPLDLTADVCRERNIAIDEEGFEREMEAQRLRAQAASQFGVDYNNVVRVEGETKFEGYGESESLAKIIALFYDGKSVEQISAGQSAVVVLENTPFYAESGGQIGDHGYLTAQGVIFNVKDTQKYGRVFGHIGELEQGTLSVGQTLNAVVDSERRNRISLNHSATHLLHAALRQLLGTHVVQKGSLVSDSALRFDFAHPEAISKEQLTDIERLVNQKVRANFLIQTDIMDVEAAKAKGAMALFGEKYADQVRVLTMGDFSIELCGGIHAKRTGDIGLFKIISETAVAAGVRRIEAVTGENAIDWMLNQQHVLEQCAELLKSDVNVLTDKIQQLQDKAKKAEKELQGLKEKAAMQAGSDLVKSAIKINGVSIIAHQFNGIETKSLRVMVDDLKNQLGSGIIVFTSILDEKVNLVVGVTSDLTAKVKAGELVNLMAQQVGGKGGGRPDMAMAGGSRPENAAQAIKAAQDWLNENL; translated from the coding sequence ATGAAAACAACAGCAGAAATTAGACAATCGTTCCTTGATTTTTTTCACAGCAAAGGGCATCAAGTCGTCGCAAGTAGCTCGCTTGTGCCTGAAAATGATCCGACATTACTTTTCACTAATGCGGGGATGAATCAGTTTAAAGATGTGTTTCTCGGTTTAGATAAGCGCGCTTATTCACGTGCTACAACGGCTCAGCGTTGTGTACGTGCCGGCGGCAAACATAATGATTTAGAAAACGTGGGCTATACCGCGCGTCATCATACATTCTTTGAAATGTTGGGTAATTTTAGTTTTGGCGATTATTTCAAACATGATGCCATTAATTTTGCATGGGAGTATTTAACTTCTCCGCAATGGCTTGGTTTACCGAAAGAAAAATTGTGGGTAACGGTGTATGAAACGGATGATGAAGCCTACAACATTTGGAACAAAGAAGTCGGTGTTCCGGTAGAGCGTATTATTCGTATTGGTGATAATAAGGGCGCGCCTTATGCTTCGGATAACTTCTGGGCAATGGGGGATACTGGTCCTTGTGGACCTTGTACCGAGATTTTCTACGATCACGGTGAGCATATTTGGGGGGGACCTCCGGGCTCACCAGAAGAAGACGGCGATCGCTATATTGAAATCTGGAACGTTGTATTTATGCAATACAATCGTCTTGCCGACGGTACTATGGAAAAATTACCGCGTCCGTCTGTTGATACCGGTATGGGCTTAGAGCGCATCTCTGCCGTATTGCAGCACGTAAACTCAAACTATGATATCGATATTTTCAAAATACTTATCGCGAAAACCGCAGAAATTGTGGGTTCTACCGATTTAACTAATAAATCGTTACGCGTAATTGCCGATCACATTCGTTCTTGCGCTTATTTAATTGCTGATGGCGTGATTCCGTCAAACGAGGGGCGAGGCTATGTTTTACGTCGTATTATTCGTCGAGCGGTACGTCATGGTCATTTGTTAGGGGCGAAAGAGGCGTTTTTCTATAAACTGGTTCCAACACTTATTGAGGTGATGGCGGACGCCGGTAAAGACGTAAAAAACAAACAAGCGGATGTTGAGAGATTGCTACGTTTAGAAGAAGAACAATTCGCTCGCACGCTTGAGCGAGGTTTAACACTTTTAGACGAGGCGCTTTCCGAAGTGAAAGATGGCATTCTTTCCGGCGAAGTTGCGTTCAAGCTTTACGATACTTATGGCTTTCCATTAGATTTAACTGCCGACGTGTGTCGCGAACGTAATATAGCAATAGATGAAGAAGGTTTTGAGCGTGAAATGGAAGCGCAACGTTTGCGTGCGCAAGCTGCCAGCCAATTTGGCGTGGATTACAACAATGTGGTTCGCGTCGAAGGTGAAACCAAATTTGAAGGCTACGGCGAATCGGAGTCTTTAGCGAAAATTATTGCACTTTTTTATGATGGTAAATCGGTAGAACAAATTTCTGCGGGGCAAAGTGCAGTGGTTGTGTTAGAAAACACACCATTTTATGCCGAGTCTGGCGGTCAAATCGGTGACCATGGCTACTTAACCGCGCAAGGCGTGATATTTAACGTAAAAGATACGCAAAAATATGGTCGAGTATTTGGGCATATCGGTGAGTTAGAACAAGGGACATTGTCCGTAGGGCAAACTTTGAATGCGGTGGTGGATAGCGAGCGCCGCAACCGAATTTCGCTTAACCACTCCGCAACCCACTTACTACACGCGGCATTGCGTCAATTACTTGGTACCCACGTTGTGCAAAAAGGCTCTTTGGTTTCAGATTCCGCATTGCGTTTCGATTTCGCGCATCCTGAAGCGATTAGTAAAGAACAACTTACTGACATTGAACGCCTCGTAAATCAAAAAGTGCGCGCCAATTTCTTGATTCAAACGGATATTATGGATGTTGAAGCCGCAAAAGCGAAAGGCGCTATGGCTTTATTTGGTGAAAAATATGCGGATCAAGTACGCGTGTTGACCATGGGGGATTTTTCCATTGAGCTTTGCGGCGGGATTCATGCAAAACGTACCGGTGATATAGGACTGTTCAAAATTATTTCGGAAACTGCAGTAGCGGCGGGAGTTCGTCGAATTGAAGCGGTGACCGGCGAAAATGCGATTGATTGGATGCTTAATCAACAACACGTTTTGGAACAATGTGCAGAATTATTGAAATCGGATGTAAATGTGCTCACTGATAAAATCCAGCAACTTCAAGATAAAGCGAAGAAAGCGGAAAAAGAACTTCAGGGCTTGAAAGAAAAAGCGGCAATGCAGGCCGGTTCTGATTTAGTCAAAAGTGCGATAAAAATCAACGGCGTTTCGATCATTGCACATCAATTTAATGGAATCGAAACAAAATCGCTCCGTGTTATGGTTGATGACTTAAAAAATCAACTTGGCTCGGGCATCATTGTATTCACATCGATTTTAGATGAAAAAGTCAACCTTGTCGTTGGCGTGACAAGTGATTTGACCGCCAAAGTAAAAGCCGGCGAACTGGTGAATTTAATGGCTCAACAGGTAGGCGGTAAAGGCGGTGGTCGCCCGGATATGGCAATGGCAGGAGGTTCCCGACCGGAAAATGCGGCGCAAGCAATTAAAGCGGCGCAAGACTGGTTAAATGAAAATCTGTAG
- the aspA gene encoding aspartate ammonia-lyase yields MTQFRTEVDLLGEREVPADAYWGIHTLRAVENFNISNVTISDVPEFVRGMVMVKKATALANGELGAIPKDISEAIVKACDEVLVNGKCLDQFPSDIYQGGAGTSVNMNTNEVIANLALEILGHKKGEYKYLDPMDHVNASQSTNDAYPTGFHIAVYNSIVKLLEKVSYLQQGFENKAKEFDKVLKMGRTQLQDAVPMTVGQEFKAFAVLMAEEVRHLKAAASELLEVNLGATAIGTGLNTPQGYVPTVIKYLSQVTGLHCSGAAHLIEATADCGDYVSVHGALKRTAVKLSKICNDLRLLSSGPRAGIKEINLPELQAGSSIMPAKVNPVVPEVVNQVCFKVIGNDTTVTFAAEAGQLQLNVMEPVIVQAMFESIEILGNACVNLRDKCVDGITVNKETCENYVYNSIGIVTYLNPFIGHHNGDLVGKICAQTGKGVREVVLEKGLLTKEQLDDILSVENLMNPTYKAKLNK; encoded by the coding sequence ATGACTCAATTTAGAACAGAAGTAGATTTACTTGGCGAACGTGAAGTACCGGCCGATGCTTACTGGGGAATTCATACTCTAAGAGCGGTCGAAAATTTCAATATTTCTAACGTAACGATTTCTGATGTACCGGAATTTGTTCGCGGCATGGTGATGGTGAAAAAGGCCACCGCATTGGCGAACGGCGAACTGGGTGCCATTCCAAAAGATATTTCCGAAGCCATTGTCAAAGCCTGTGACGAAGTATTAGTAAACGGCAAATGTTTGGATCAATTCCCTTCTGATATTTATCAAGGTGGTGCTGGTACTTCCGTAAATATGAATACTAATGAAGTCATTGCCAACCTTGCATTGGAAATTTTGGGTCACAAAAAAGGCGAATATAAATACCTTGACCCAATGGATCATGTGAACGCCAGCCAATCGACTAACGATGCTTACCCTACCGGTTTCCATATCGCCGTGTATAACAGCATCGTTAAACTGCTTGAAAAAGTCTCTTATTTACAACAAGGCTTTGAAAATAAAGCAAAAGAATTCGACAAAGTGTTAAAAATGGGCCGTACCCAATTACAAGATGCAGTGCCGATGACCGTCGGTCAAGAATTCAAAGCCTTTGCCGTATTAATGGCAGAAGAAGTGAGACATCTTAAAGCCGCTGCGTCCGAATTGCTTGAAGTGAATTTAGGCGCCACCGCAATCGGTACCGGCTTAAATACACCGCAAGGTTATGTACCGACCGTGATTAAATATTTATCACAAGTGACCGGATTGCATTGCAGCGGCGCAGCGCATTTAATCGAAGCGACTGCAGACTGCGGCGACTATGTTTCCGTGCATGGCGCATTAAAACGCACGGCGGTGAAATTATCTAAAATCTGTAACGACTTACGTTTACTTTCTTCCGGTCCTCGCGCAGGTATCAAAGAAATTAACTTACCTGAATTACAAGCCGGTTCTTCTATCATGCCGGCCAAAGTGAACCCGGTTGTACCAGAAGTGGTAAACCAAGTTTGCTTCAAAGTCATCGGTAACGACACCACCGTGACCTTCGCGGCTGAAGCCGGTCAATTACAATTAAACGTAATGGAACCTGTGATTGTCCAAGCAATGTTTGAATCCATTGAGATTTTAGGCAACGCTTGCGTGAACTTACGCGATAAATGCGTAGACGGCATCACTGTAAACAAAGAAACCTGCGAAAACTACGTTTACAATTCTATCGGTATCGTCACTTACTTGAACCCATTCATCGGTCACCACAACGGCGACTTAGTGGGTAAGATTTGTGCCCAAACCGGCAAAGGTGTGCGTGAAGTGGTGTTGGAAAAAGGCTTGTTAACCAAAGAACAATTGGACGACATCCTTTCCGTAGAAAACTTGATGAACCCAACTTACAAAGCGAAATTAAATAAATAA
- the uspA gene encoding universal stress protein UspA — protein sequence MYKHVLVAVDLSEESEFLLKKAVGVAKRNDAKLSIIHVDVNFSDLYTGLIDVNMSSMQDRISSETQKALLDLAENAGYPIQEKLSGSGDLGQVLTDAIEQYDVDLLVTGHHQDFWSKLMSSTRQVMNTIKVDMLVVPLRDE from the coding sequence ATGTATAAACACGTTTTAGTCGCAGTGGATCTTTCCGAGGAAAGTGAGTTTTTGCTAAAAAAAGCAGTTGGCGTTGCAAAACGTAATGATGCGAAACTTTCGATTATCCATGTAGATGTAAATTTTTCGGATCTTTATACTGGATTGATTGATGTGAATATGTCTTCTATGCAAGACCGCATTTCAAGTGAAACTCAAAAGGCTTTATTAGATCTCGCAGAAAATGCCGGTTATCCGATTCAGGAAAAATTGAGTGGTAGCGGCGATTTAGGTCAGGTGCTTACCGATGCGATAGAGCAATATGATGTAGATTTATTGGTGACAGGTCACCATCAGGATTTTTGGAGTAAATTAATGTCTTCAACACGTCAGGTGATGAATACGATTAAAGTTGATATGTTAGTTGTTCCGCTTCGTGACGAATAA
- a CDS encoding co-chaperone GroES — protein sequence MNIRPLHDKVILKREEVETKSAGGIVLTGSAATKSTRAKVLAVGPGRLLENGSVHPMHVKVGDIVIFSDSYGVKTEKIDGEEVLILSEDDILAIVE from the coding sequence ATGAATATTCGTCCATTACACGATAAAGTCATTTTAAAACGTGAAGAAGTAGAAACGAAATCTGCCGGCGGCATCGTGCTCACCGGTTCTGCTGCTACCAAATCCACCCGTGCCAAGGTGTTGGCAGTCGGTCCCGGACGCTTACTGGAAAACGGCAGCGTACACCCAATGCACGTGAAAGTCGGTGATATCGTGATTTTCAGCGATAGCTACGGTGTGAAAACTGAAAAAATCGACGGTGAGGAAGTACTTATTCTTTCTGAAGATGATATTTTAGCCATCGTGGAATAA